One Nostoc punctiforme PCC 73102 DNA window includes the following coding sequences:
- a CDS encoding PAS domain S-box protein — protein MSAKQLEQVKQLQATLTKMEVTLRAIADAVVWVGEDRRIQWCNSHFEFLVNQPHGNICGAKLTDLLPLAQAEQPAYPDVQILNGEYETANYQYQQGERTLTLQISGSCTELTQDRCAILVIRDITLTKQTQESLQEIEERLQTLINATPDIICLKDGEGKWLLSNQANLEFLEIQGVDYQGKTDSELAEFSNFYHDALLNCNETDEQAWQLGCVHRVEEIIPRPDGTVSSVDMIKAPLFHQDGRRKALVVLGRDLSDVYRQATQRKQTQVALENSLSLLSAIFESIQDGILVVDTLSNITTHNQKFLEMWSIPPELLTEPDHPQRLGYLANQLKDPDGFLQRVRELYSQPEVVSYDCLELQDGRIFERYSCPQRIGEQIIGRVWTFRDITQRQRSEEALRQSELQYRTIFEAINDGLFITDIESEKVAEVNPAAYQMHGYSYEEFLTLHPSVYIHPSSHSVFLEFLETTRSGEQFYGQAVDICKDGTLIDVEVKGTTCIYNGKPHILAVVRDISDRKRTEEALRQSEVQYRDLVQTANCIILRWDSNGDIIFLNDYGQRLFGFDLDEIIERNVIGTIVPETETSGRDLQTLMVDICKHPENYLFNENENLCKNGDRVWIVWANKPILDAQGNLIEILSVGTDATERKRAQAALQQSELKFRSIVENANDLIFVLNLDGIFTYHSPNVTSIMGYSLEEIEGHSVVEFTKPEDLATSAAALQRAATGEKLTDIEVRLRHKNGNWRWFNFNTSTINSESGTVAILGVGRDITERKQAEEALRRSEMKYRNIFENSQVGIFRTRQQDGLIIEANQRGADILGFASAADLIGKFFTTDLYANPDDRTRMLAELEKDGEVRNFEVALQRLDGSVVWLLLSLRLNAEESCLDSVFTDISDRKQQEQALRLIVEGTAAKTGNEFFNSCVRYLAEVLQVQYALVTEFHDERKTKVRTLAFWSCGAINENLEYHLHGTPCQHTLEGNMCHYPQRVQAAFPEDADLVRMNAESFFGVPLTSSSGEIIGHLAVIDVKPMKHDPGRELIIKIFAARAGAELERKQAEAALQESELKFRTIVEKVNDVLFVISADGAFNYISPNILKTTGFAPSEIEGNSLALFTHPDDVPKCVEVAQTVLETGEGISDTEFRGRHRNGGWVWQTANIARTQDAQGNFQIVGVARDISDRKQAEAALQRRTQAESLLSSISRQFIDQNLETAINFTLQAIAQFISAEHSCIFELSEDQRRFDLIHEWCGENVEPLIDLAKGSPIESFPYFYTPIVRGNHIQIPSVADLPPDTAERKLFEGMSFQSVAAVPMLHSGKVVGFVGTAMIHLCKAWSQEDINLLKLVGEIIAIGRARHQAEEALRIAKEAAETANQAKSAFLANMSHELRTPLNAILGFSQLMERDTSLNSNQRESLATINRSGEHLLNLINDVLEMSKIEAGQIIFTPEDFDLYLLLQTLQEMFQVKAQTKQLFLKFEIAPNLPRYIQTDEGKLRQVLINLLGNAVKFTQTGGVTLRVRLGSEQGAGETGEEELLSPAQCPMPNAPCPIPNPQSPIPNARFLHFEVEDTGRGIAPEEMNNLFQPFVQTTSGIQTKEGTGLGLTISRQFVRLLGGDIYLTSTPRQGSTFSFDIQVNLAAALKVSPRLNKGRVIALAPGQPSYRILVVDDRKENRDLIVQLLGSIGFEIEAANNGQDAIAMWQTWQPHLIWMDMRMPVMNGYDATKEIRIRERNTNTNHRTVIIALTASAFEEQQASILAAGCNDLVRKPFREQVIFEKIAEYLQVRYICTEESSEDATDNNLKNIQFSILDLRSAITIMPAQWVTELNQAAVEVDAERIFQLIEQIPPTHSPLAEKLTNLVRSFCFDEIIDVTEENCN, from the coding sequence ATGAGCGCTAAACAATTGGAGCAGGTGAAGCAATTGCAAGCTACCCTCACCAAGATGGAAGTAACATTACGTGCGATCGCTGATGCTGTAGTCTGGGTAGGAGAAGACCGACGCATTCAATGGTGCAATTCTCATTTTGAATTTCTGGTAAATCAACCCCACGGCAATATCTGCGGCGCAAAATTAACTGACTTGCTACCCTTAGCACAAGCAGAACAGCCAGCGTATCCTGATGTGCAGATACTCAATGGGGAGTATGAAACAGCAAATTATCAGTACCAGCAGGGTGAGCGAACTTTAACACTACAAATTTCTGGTAGCTGTACCGAACTGACTCAAGATCGATGTGCAATACTGGTGATTCGGGATATCACGCTAACGAAACAAACTCAAGAATCTTTGCAAGAGATTGAAGAGCGATTGCAGACATTAATTAACGCTACACCCGATATTATCTGTTTAAAGGACGGCGAAGGAAAATGGTTGTTGTCAAACCAAGCTAACCTAGAATTTTTAGAGATACAAGGGGTTGATTATCAAGGCAAAACAGACTCCGAACTGGCAGAATTTAGCAATTTTTATCACGATGCTTTACTCAACTGCAACGAAACAGATGAACAAGCTTGGCAGCTGGGATGCGTGCATCGGGTAGAAGAAATTATACCTCGACCTGATGGGACAGTCAGCAGTGTCGATATGATTAAAGCTCCCCTATTTCACCAGGATGGTAGACGCAAGGCTCTGGTGGTTTTAGGAAGGGATTTGAGCGATGTCTATCGACAAGCTACGCAACGCAAACAAACTCAAGTAGCCTTAGAAAACTCTTTGTCTTTGTTAAGCGCTATCTTTGAATCGATTCAAGACGGTATCTTAGTAGTTGATACATTAAGTAATATTACTACTCATAACCAAAAGTTCTTAGAAATGTGGTCAATTCCACCAGAACTTTTGACAGAACCAGATCATCCTCAGCGACTAGGGTATTTGGCAAACCAGCTAAAAGACCCCGATGGGTTTTTACAACGAGTCCGAGAATTGTATTCACAGCCGGAAGTAGTTAGTTATGATTGCTTAGAACTACAAGATGGTAGGATATTTGAGCGATATTCCTGTCCTCAGCGCATTGGCGAACAGATTATTGGTAGAGTGTGGACTTTCCGCGACATCACCCAACGCCAAAGGTCAGAAGAAGCACTAAGGCAAAGTGAGTTGCAATATCGCACTATTTTTGAAGCAATCAATGATGGACTATTTATTACTGATATAGAGTCCGAAAAAGTCGCTGAAGTTAATCCTGCGGCTTATCAAATGCACGGTTATTCTTATGAAGAATTTCTCACTTTACATCCATCTGTCTATATTCACCCAAGCTCACATTCGGTTTTTCTAGAGTTTCTTGAAACAACGCGATCTGGTGAGCAATTTTATGGGCAAGCAGTTGATATCTGCAAAGATGGTACTTTAATAGATGTGGAAGTCAAAGGAACGACTTGCATTTACAACGGTAAGCCACACATCTTGGCAGTGGTGCGCGATATTAGTGACCGCAAACGCACCGAAGAAGCCTTACGACAGAGCGAAGTCCAGTATCGAGATTTGGTGCAAACAGCCAACTGTATCATTCTGCGTTGGGACAGTAACGGTGACATTATATTTTTAAATGACTACGGTCAAAGGCTTTTTGGCTTCGATTTAGATGAAATTATCGAGCGTAATGTCATCGGCACAATTGTTCCAGAAACCGAAACTTCTGGGCGCGACTTACAGACATTAATGGTTGATATTTGTAAACACCCAGAAAACTATCTATTCAACGAAAATGAGAACTTATGCAAAAATGGCGATCGCGTCTGGATAGTCTGGGCAAATAAACCCATATTAGATGCACAAGGAAACTTAATCGAAATTCTTTCAGTAGGCACTGATGCCACAGAACGCAAACGCGCTCAAGCAGCCCTCCAGCAAAGCGAGTTAAAGTTCCGTAGCATCGTTGAAAATGCTAATGACCTGATATTCGTCCTTAACCTAGATGGAATCTTTACCTATCATTCGCCTAACGTTACCTCAATTATGGGATACAGCCTAGAGGAAATAGAAGGTCATTCTGTGGTGGAGTTTACCAAACCGGAAGATTTAGCAACTAGCGCCGCAGCATTACAAAGGGCTGCCACTGGAGAAAAACTGACTGATATTGAGGTGCGATTAAGACACAAAAATGGCAATTGGCGATGGTTCAACTTTAATACTTCGACAATTAATTCTGAGAGTGGCACAGTTGCTATTTTGGGTGTAGGGCGTGACATTACAGAACGCAAGCAAGCAGAAGAAGCTTTGCGGCGTAGTGAAATGAAATACCGCAACATCTTTGAAAATTCTCAAGTGGGTATTTTCCGCACTCGGCAACAAGATGGATTAATTATCGAGGCTAATCAACGCGGTGCCGATATTTTAGGTTTTGCCTCTGCTGCTGACTTGATTGGCAAGTTTTTCACAACTGACTTATATGCTAATCCAGACGATCGCACACGCATGTTAGCAGAGTTAGAAAAAGACGGTGAAGTTCGTAATTTTGAAGTAGCACTACAGCGACTCGATGGTTCGGTTGTTTGGTTACTGTTGTCACTCCGTCTCAACGCCGAAGAATCCTGTTTGGATTCTGTTTTTACAGATATTAGCGATCGCAAACAACAAGAACAGGCTTTACGCTTAATTGTTGAGGGTACAGCAGCAAAAACAGGTAATGAATTCTTCAATTCCTGCGTTCGTTATCTGGCTGAGGTATTGCAAGTTCAATATGCCCTAGTCACTGAGTTTCATGATGAGCGGAAAACTAAAGTCCGCACTTTGGCATTTTGGTCTTGCGGGGCGATTAACGAAAATTTGGAATACCATTTGCACGGCACTCCTTGTCAACATACCTTGGAAGGCAATATGTGCCACTACCCCCAAAGAGTGCAAGCTGCTTTCCCTGAAGATGCAGATTTAGTGAGGATGAATGCCGAAAGTTTTTTTGGCGTTCCTCTCACCAGTTCCTCTGGGGAAATCATTGGACATCTAGCAGTGATAGATGTCAAACCAATGAAGCACGATCCGGGACGGGAACTGATTATCAAAATCTTTGCAGCCCGTGCCGGTGCCGAATTAGAACGCAAACAAGCAGAAGCAGCCCTACAAGAAAGCGAGTTAAAGTTTCGCACTATCGTTGAAAAGGTTAATGATGTGCTGTTTGTTATCAGTGCTGATGGGGCATTCAACTACATTTCCCCAAACATTTTGAAGACTACCGGATTTGCCCCTAGCGAAATCGAGGGTAATTCCTTGGCATTATTTACTCATCCCGATGATGTGCCAAAATGTGTAGAAGTTGCCCAAACAGTCCTCGAAACAGGTGAGGGAATTTCGGATACTGAGTTTCGCGGCAGACATCGCAATGGAGGCTGGGTTTGGCAAACTGCTAATATAGCCCGCACACAAGATGCTCAGGGTAACTTTCAGATTGTGGGGGTAGCTCGTGATATTAGCGATCGCAAACAAGCAGAAGCCGCCCTGCAACGCCGGACTCAAGCAGAAAGTTTACTCAGTAGCATTTCTCGCCAATTTATTGACCAAAATTTAGAAACAGCAATTAATTTTACACTCCAAGCGATCGCTCAGTTTATTAGTGCCGAACACAGCTGCATCTTTGAATTATCCGAAGATCAAAGGCGATTCGACTTGATTCATGAATGGTGTGGTGAAAATGTCGAGCCATTGATCGATCTTGCCAAAGGTTCGCCTATTGAAAGTTTTCCCTATTTCTATACTCCGATCGTGCGTGGCAACCATATACAAATCCCTTCTGTGGCAGACTTGCCACCTGATACAGCAGAGAGAAAGCTATTTGAGGGCATGTCGTTTCAGTCTGTAGCTGCTGTACCCATGCTTCATTCTGGTAAAGTAGTTGGATTTGTCGGTACAGCGATGATTCACTTGTGTAAAGCTTGGAGTCAAGAAGATATTAATCTATTGAAGTTGGTAGGTGAAATAATTGCGATCGGTCGAGCCAGACATCAAGCAGAAGAAGCGCTGAGAATTGCCAAAGAAGCAGCCGAAACTGCCAACCAAGCTAAAAGTGCTTTCCTCGCTAATATGAGCCACGAACTCCGCACGCCTCTCAATGCCATCCTGGGTTTTTCTCAGTTAATGGAACGAGATACTAGCCTCAACTCAAACCAACGTGAATCTTTAGCTACCATTAACCGCAGTGGCGAACACTTACTCAATCTGATTAACGATGTCCTAGAAATGTCCAAAATTGAGGCTGGACAAATCATTTTCACCCCTGAAGATTTCGACCTTTATCTGCTGTTGCAAACATTACAAGAAATGTTTCAGGTAAAGGCACAAACAAAGCAATTATTCCTCAAATTTGAAATTGCTCCCAATCTTCCCCGTTATATCCAGACAGATGAGGGGAAACTCCGCCAAGTTCTCATTAACCTTTTGGGGAACGCCGTCAAGTTTACTCAAACAGGCGGAGTTACTTTACGAGTCAGGTTGGGGAGTGAACAGGGAGCAGGGGAGACAGGGGAGGAAGAACTATTAAGCCCTGCCCAATGCCCAATGCCCAATGCCCCATGCCCCATTCCCAATCCCCAATCCCCAATCCCCAATGCCCGATTCCTTCACTTTGAAGTCGAAGACACTGGACGGGGAATAGCACCAGAAGAAATGAATAACTTGTTTCAGCCTTTTGTCCAGACAACAAGTGGTATCCAAACCAAGGAAGGAACTGGGCTAGGACTGACAATCAGCCGCCAATTTGTGCGGTTGCTGGGTGGCGATATTTACTTAACGAGTACCCCTAGACAAGGTTCTACTTTTAGCTTTGACATCCAAGTAAATTTAGCCGCAGCATTGAAAGTTTCACCAAGGTTGAATAAGGGACGTGTCATCGCGCTAGCACCAGGCCAGCCCTCTTACCGGATTCTGGTAGTGGATGACCGTAAAGAAAACCGTGATTTAATTGTGCAACTTCTTGGTAGCATTGGTTTTGAAATTGAGGCTGCGAATAATGGACAAGATGCGATCGCAATGTGGCAAACTTGGCAGCCTCATCTTATTTGGATGGATATGCGGATGCCTGTAATGAACGGCTACGATGCAACTAAAGAGATTAGGATCAGGGAAAGAAATACAAATACAAATCACCGCACTGTAATTATTGCCCTAACTGCCAGTGCTTTTGAAGAACAACAGGCGAGTATCTTAGCCGCAGGTTGCAACGACTTGGTTCGTAAGCCATTTCGTGAGCAGGTAATTTTTGAAAAGATAGCTGAATATTTGCAGGTGCGCTATATATGTACAGAAGAAAGCAGTGAAGATGCAACAGACAACAATCTAAAGAATATTCAATTTTCCATTTTGGATCTTCGCTCTGCAATTACCATTATGCCTGCCCAATGGGTAACAGAACTTAATCAGGCAGCCGTTGAAGTCGATGCCGAAAGGATTTTTCAACTAATTGAGCAAATTCCACCAACACATTCTCCTTTGGCAGAAAAATTGACAAATTTAGTCCGAAGTTTCTGCTTCGATGAAATTATTGATGTAACGGAAGAAAATTGTAACTGA
- a CDS encoding cupin domain-containing protein translates to MQTSTMRKPIILGSGEGNQFSIMGGQFTTKATGEETNQAWKIYEITDTQENGPPLHTHPWEEAFYILEGELDIQVGTETILASTGSFVNIPHNAPHAFKIRSATAKFLVLIAPQNAKNFYEEMGQIADSPSPNMEKIQPLLNKYGLQFLA, encoded by the coding sequence ATGCAAACTTCAACCATGCGTAAACCAATTATTCTTGGATCAGGAGAAGGTAATCAATTCTCAATTATGGGTGGACAATTTACAACCAAAGCAACTGGTGAAGAGACAAATCAAGCTTGGAAAATTTATGAAATTACAGATACACAAGAAAATGGTCCACCACTGCATACTCACCCTTGGGAAGAGGCATTTTATATTCTCGAAGGAGAACTAGATATCCAAGTTGGTACAGAAACAATTTTGGCATCAACCGGCTCTTTTGTTAATATTCCTCACAATGCACCACACGCCTTCAAGATTCGTTCTGCTACTGCTAAATTTCTGGTTTTAATTGCACCTCAAAATGCAAAAAACTTTTATGAAGAAATGGGTCAAATAGCAGATAGTCCATCGCCAAACATGGAAAAAATACAGCCTCTTTTGAACAAATATGGATTGCAATTTCTGGCGTGA
- a CDS encoding ATP-binding protein has protein sequence MPKEPLNFPKADILVIDDTPENLNLLSAMLTEQGYKVRSVTKGSTGLRGANAVPPDLILLDVNMPEMNGYEVCEHLKASDRTRKIPVIFISALGDVLDKVKAFAVGGVDYITKPFQLEEVLARIENHLTIWKLQQQLQAQNERLQQEIHDRAKAEEKFAKVFRSSPNPIAIATVSNARFIDVNPSFLKMSGYSLDEVIGNTATELNLGKNTVAIAQTIQLLPETGSLYNLEFEFSTKCAELKTVLISLELIDLAGVPCALLIANDITERKRLENEFISLVSHELRTPLTSTMGALDLLGSEQLGTLNEQGQKVLSIATTNTERLIRLVNDILDLERMKSGKIFTRKMKYNAADLLTTATEAMQAMADQLQVKLIINPVEVELWADPDRLLQTLTNLLSNAIKFSEPGDTVYISATLSESQGVEPKENEPLLPKYLLITIKDQGRGIPEDKLQIIFERFQQVDASDSRNKGGTGLGLAICRDIIQQHDGKIWVQSTLGEGSTFYVLLPLPVQ, from the coding sequence ATGCCTAAAGAGCCGCTCAACTTTCCCAAAGCAGACATACTGGTGATTGATGACACGCCAGAAAACCTGAACCTCTTATCTGCCATGTTGACAGAACAGGGATATAAAGTTCGGAGTGTAACTAAGGGTTCTACGGGGTTACGAGGGGCAAATGCAGTTCCCCCCGACCTGATTTTGCTGGATGTGAATATGCCGGAGATGAATGGGTATGAAGTCTGCGAACATTTGAAGGCAAGCGATCGCACTCGCAAAATCCCGGTAATTTTTATCAGCGCTTTAGGTGATGTGCTAGATAAGGTGAAAGCCTTTGCAGTTGGGGGAGTGGACTATATCACTAAGCCTTTTCAACTAGAAGAGGTTTTAGCACGAATTGAAAATCACTTAACGATTTGGAAACTGCAACAACAACTCCAAGCCCAAAATGAGCGGTTGCAGCAGGAAATTCACGATCGCGCCAAAGCAGAAGAGAAGTTTGCTAAAGTTTTTCGCTCTAGTCCCAATCCGATCGCGATCGCTACAGTCTCGAATGCTCGTTTCATTGATGTCAATCCCAGTTTCTTGAAGATGAGCGGCTACTCTCTAGACGAAGTGATTGGAAATACTGCTACTGAACTTAATTTGGGTAAAAACACAGTCGCGATCGCTCAAACAATTCAACTTCTGCCAGAAACTGGTTCACTGTACAATCTAGAATTTGAATTTTCGACTAAGTGTGCAGAACTAAAAACTGTACTGATATCTCTCGAATTGATTGACTTAGCTGGAGTACCGTGTGCTTTATTAATTGCCAATGATATCACCGAACGCAAACGCCTAGAAAACGAATTTATCTCTTTAGTCAGTCATGAATTGCGTACACCTTTAACTTCCACAATGGGAGCATTAGATTTATTGGGTTCAGAACAACTGGGAACTCTGAATGAACAAGGCCAAAAAGTTCTGAGCATTGCCACCACTAATACTGAACGCCTAATTCGTTTAGTGAACGATATTCTCGATTTAGAGCGGATGAAATCGGGCAAAATCTTCACGCGGAAGATGAAGTACAACGCCGCAGACTTACTAACTACCGCCACAGAAGCAATGCAAGCAATGGCAGATCAATTACAAGTCAAATTGATTATAAATCCTGTAGAAGTTGAACTTTGGGCTGATCCCGATCGCCTGCTGCAAACCCTGACTAATTTACTGAGCAACGCTATTAAGTTTTCTGAACCAGGAGACACGGTGTATATAAGTGCCACTCTCTCAGAATCTCAAGGCGTTGAGCCTAAAGAAAATGAGCCTTTATTACCCAAATACCTTTTGATTACTATCAAAGATCAAGGGCGAGGAATTCCTGAAGATAAACTACAAATAATTTTCGAGCGCTTTCAGCAGGTGGATGCATCCGACTCCCGCAACAAAGGAGGAACAGGTTTAGGACTAGCTATTTGCCGAGATATCATCCAGCAACATGATGGCAAAATCTGGGTTCAAAGCACTTTAGGTGAAGGTAGCACTTTTTATGTATTGCTACCTTTACCAGTGCAATAA
- a CDS encoding response regulator — protein MNRKILIVDDEEDVRAIAKLGLEMAAGWNVLTASSGQEALKVAATHKPDVILLDMMMPDMDGRATLQQLKANPATKKIPVILLTAKLQQSDRESFTDMDVAAIFAKPFRPLKLAEQINEVLVAL, from the coding sequence ATGAACAGAAAGATCTTGATTGTTGATGATGAAGAAGATGTGCGGGCGATCGCCAAGTTGGGATTAGAAATGGCTGCTGGCTGGAATGTATTGACAGCAAGTTCTGGTCAGGAAGCTTTGAAGGTAGCTGCTACCCATAAACCAGATGTCATTCTACTAGATATGATGATGCCTGATATGGATGGGCGTGCAACTCTGCAACAACTGAAAGCTAACCCCGCCACTAAGAAAATTCCAGTAATTTTATTAACAGCTAAACTCCAGCAATCAGATCGAGAGAGTTTTACTGATATGGATGTCGCTGCTATTTTTGCCAAGCCTTTCCGTCCATTGAAACTAGCAGAGCAAATCAATGAAGTGCTGGTTGCCCTTTAG
- a CDS encoding Nif11-like leader peptide family RiPP precursor, whose translation MLHQIKELLQNAQLQQQVKAAANQAEAIKVLAIASAEKGYNFTVEAISQMLAELTSVASDELSEEELLSVSGGAVSESHVHMSCCNDCPTR comes from the coding sequence ATGTTACACCAAATCAAAGAATTACTGCAAAACGCCCAATTACAACAGCAAGTAAAAGCAGCAGCTAACCAAGCAGAAGCTATTAAAGTGTTAGCGATCGCTAGTGCAGAGAAAGGTTATAACTTCACAGTCGAAGCGATCTCTCAAATGCTGGCAGAATTGACCTCTGTGGCATCTGATGAACTGAGTGAAGAAGAATTACTCAGCGTTAGTGGAGGAGCCGTCTCTGAATCACACGTACACATGTCATGTTGTAACGACTGTCCAACGAGATAA